Genomic window (Lewinellaceae bacterium):
TTACAAAGCGGACAGGTAGGCTTGTACGATGGTTTCCTTACCAACACAATCGGGTACAACCAGGATATGCTGGGCCCAACTATTTTGTTGGACAAGGGCCAGGACGTAACGCTGAACGTAGCCAATGAGCTTACTGAAACCACTACGCTTCATTGGCATGGCCTCCATGTATCCGCTGAGAACGACGGTGGACCGCATACGCCTATCGAGGCCGGGCAGGTGTGGTCGCCTACTTTTAAGGTTATGGATAAGGCCGCCACCTATTGGTACCACCCACATTTACATGAGCATACTGAAGAACAGGTTACTATGGGGGCGGCAGGATTCATTATTGTAAGAGATAACGAAGAGGCTCAATTAGAGCTGCCCAGGATTTATGGGGTTGACGATTTCCCTATTGTTATTCAGTCCAGGGCTTTCGATGCCGAAAAACAGTTTTTAACCAATACGGCTTTGGATGATGTGATCTTGTGCAACGGAACATTAGATGCCTATCTCGATGTGCCTGCCCAGGTGGTTCGCCTGCGCTTGCTCAATGGCTCGACAGAGCGGGTTTACAACTTGGGCTTTCAAGGCAATCTCAGTTTTTTTCAAATTGCTACTGATGGCGGCTTGCTCAATGCGCCGGTTTCTCTCACCCGTTTAAGGCTGGCACCGGGGGAAAGAGCAGAGATATTGTTGGATTTGTCAGCACTGCAAGGGTTATCCATAAACCTGTTGAGTTTCAGTTCGGATTTTCCAGCCGGCATTTATGGCGCCGCCAACCCCAGTGTAATGCCGGTGGGAAGCATCCCCGGGTATGATGGTAATCCTTTAAGCGGCAGTGATTTCGATATCCTCCAATTAAATGTTGTCGCACCAACAGCAAATCCTGTTACTTCCATCCCTTCAGTACTTATGGCTAACACCCCATATTCAGAGGCCGATGCCCAGGCTATCCGTAACCTAACCTTCACGCCCACTCAAATGGGCCCTTCCGGAATGGTCAATGGCCCTTTTTTGATCAATGGCGCCGGTTTTGACATAGAGGTGTTCAATTACCAAATCCCGCTTAACAATACGGAAATATGGGAGCTAACCAACATGACTGCCATTGCCCACCCTTTCCACATTCACGATGTCCAGTTTTACATTCTGGACATTAACGGGAATCCGCCGCCGACCAATATGCAAGGCAGAAAGGATGTGGTGCTGGTCCCACCAATGGGCGGTACCGTGCGCTTCATCACCAAATTTGAAGATTTCGCCGATGAGGATACACCATACATGTACCACTGCCACATGCTCAGCCACGAAGATGATGGAATGATGGGGCAGTTTGTGGTATTTGATAATGCGACTGCTGTTAATGAATATGGGAAAAAAACGATTTCCCTATACCCAAACCCCACCTTTGATGTTGTATCCCTCAGCGGGCTTTCTCTCTCAATCATTGAAATATATAACACCTCCGGCCAGCTGCTTGAAACCAGAAAAGTGGCGGATGGCGAGGAGCAATTTAATCTGGCCAATTACCCTGCCGGAGTTTATTACCTTAATATTTCAACAAACGAACATACAAACATGTATCGGATTTTAAAGATGGATTAAAACAGCTGGGAAGAACCCAATCCTATTTGAACCAAAAAATTGAATTAATGAAGTATTTAACCATCTAAAGTAATGATAAAAAAGTGCTGTCAAACAGATGAAAAGCCGTCAAAGGCAAGGAAAGTATATAATGGAATAGTCAACTTGATGATAGCTTTGTTTTTGTTCGGGTTGATCGTTTCAATTTTTATCAATCTATTTCTGTAACTCAAAATTTCAAACCATGAAATCGCTAAAATCAATTGGCGCCCTGGCTTTGTTGTTCAGCTTAGCCTTATTCGCAGGATCCTGCGGAGGTAATAGTAGCCACGACCATGCGGGCCATGATCATGACCCTACTCAAACCGAAGCAACTCACGAGGGCCACGATCATGACGCAGCCCATTCCGAAGCCCACCATGGCGAAGGCAAAGAATATACCTCTGCCTATGTTTGCCCCATGCACTGTGAAGGCAGTGGTAGTGAAGAAGCCGGTACCTGTCCGGTGTGCGGAATGAATTATGTAGCCCAGGCGGAGCATGTCAAGGACGGGCATTCGCATTAATTAAAAACTAAAGCATTGATTACTACTGGGCTTTGGAGGGTCCGACTTCAAATGGAGATATGTCCAAAGTCCAGATTGATTAACTATAATACCAATTTAAGTAATGAAACATTTAAGCTTAATTTTTGGCCTCTGTCTTTTCTTTCTTATGACTTCTCAAATGCAAGCACAGCATGGCCACGGGAGCCATAATCATGACCAAGAAATGAAGAGAGGCGATGTGAAACCGGTAAACGGGGTAACTGCTATTTTCATGGTCTATGGGAAATGTGGAATGTGCGAAAAGAGAATAGAAGGGGCTCTTACGAACGTCGAAGGTGTTCATTCTGCTGATTGGGGCGTGGATACCAAAGTGATGACAATAAAGTACGACGACGAAGCTATTTCACTGGATGAAATTAAAAAGAAGGTGGCTGCTCTTGGCCACGATACCGATGATTTCCGCGCTGAAAAAGAGGTATACGACGGCCTCCCTGGCTGTTGTCAGTATGACCGCCCAAAAAGTTGAGTGGGTGAATGTTTTTTGTAACTGATTTTTTAGTGGCATCGCAGGTAAAGAATATTTCCATATTCTTTACCTGCGACTTAGATAACCGGAATTATCATTTAACTCGTAGATCAAAAAATTGATGATCATGAAAAAGATACTCGTGCCAACCGATTTCTCTTCAAGAGCCAACAATGCTGCAGAAATTGCATTAACCATTGCACAAAAGGCAAATTCACAGATTGACTTCGTTCACATATTAAATAAGGGTGAGGCAGCTACCCTGTCAGTTGAAATTAGCCAATGGACTCATAATGCGGAAGCGCTCGGGTTAAAAAGCCAATCTTTTCTGATTGAAGGGGGCGGCAGCAAACGTATTATCGAACATGCGCATCAAGGCGCATACGATTTAATTGTTATGGGGTCCCATAAAGTGGACGGCGTTAAAGGGCTGGTAGTGAAAACGAATGCTCAAAAGGTTGTGAAAAAGGCATTGGTTCCGGTATTGGTTATTAAAGAGGGAACGAAGGAATTGAATATTAACAATATTGCCTACGCTTCTAATTTTGAGGAAGATGTACACGATGCCTGGCTAAAAGTCATTGCCATTGCCGACTTATTTGAAGCGGACATCCACCTCCTTTATGTCAATGAACCGGAATTCTTCAAAGAAACAGGGTACACGGAAGAAAAAATGCAGGCATTCCTGGAAAAGTGCCCCAGAGGTACCTGCTCAAAAAATATTTATAACGCCGGATATCCGGAAAGGGGGATACTTCAGTTCGCAGAAGAAAAAAACATGGATCTCATTGCCTTAATTACCCACGGACAACGTGGCGGCCTTAGAAAATGGGATACTAGTTTAACCGAATGGATTGTAAAGAGAGGAGATAAACCTGTTTTGAGCGTGAATATTAATGTCGATTAAATTTCAGGACGGCAAATGGTTATTAATTTTCTGAAATGATGTATAAGCCACTATTAAGGACAGTATTGCTTTTTAGCCTTATTTCGTGTCAAAATAATCCTGATTCCAGCAATGCCGGCGCCATTTCATTTTATGAAATCCCCTCTCCGGTGGTGGAAGGAGGCGAACCGAATCTTTTCGTCTCAGAGGCCGGGCAGGTTTATCTTTCCTGGGTAGAATACCTGAACGACACCACCGACGCTTTGTTATTTTCCCGGCTGGAAAATGCTCAATGGAGCCAACCGCTGGAGGTAGCCCGAGGCAGCGATTGGTTCGTCAATTGGGCAGATTTCCCTTCGTTGGTGGCCTATAAAGATGAGGAACAGTCATTGGCCGCACATTGGCTGCAAAAAAGCGCAACGGGCACGTATGACTATGACGTTCGCATTGCTCAATCTTTTGATGGTGGGAAAACCTGGGGCCCATCTTTTATTCCCCACCGGGACGGCATTGCCGCCGAGCATGGTTTTGTGAGCATGTTGCCCCTTCCCGATGGAAGAATATTTGCAACCTGGCTGGATGGCAGAAATACAAAAAATGAAGAACACGGAGGTTCGGAGCATGGACATCAGGGCGCTATGGCTCTTCGGGCCGCCATCTTTGACAAAGAAGGCAACCTTTACGAGGAAACGGAATTAGACGGCCGGGTTTGTGACTGCTGCCAGACGAGTGCCGCCATGACCGACGAAGGGCTTATCGTAGCCTATCGCGACCGCTCTGAAAATGAAATACGAGACATTGCCATCGTACGGCAGTCCAATGGAAAATGGATGTCCCCCTCATTGGTTTTTCCGGACAACTGGCAGATCACCGGTTGCCCGGTAAACGGGCCTTCCATAAAGGCGGAGGGTAAGACAGTGGCCCTTGCCTGGTTCAGCATGCCCGATGAAAAACCTCAGGTAAAAGTTGCCTTTTCAAACAATAGCGGCGCGGCCTTTTCGGCTCCGATCCGGATGGATGACGGCAACCCTTTGGGGCGGGTGGATGTCGTGCTGCTTTCTGAAAAAGAGGCTTTGGTGACCTGGTTGGAGGAAACGGAAGATGGTGCAGCTATCAAGGCGGCTAAAGTAGGCCCAGAGGGTAAACAAGGGGAAAGCTTTCTAGTGGCCGATTCCGATGCCTCCCGGCAGAGTGGTTTTCCAAGGATGGCAAAGTATAACGGCCAGGTTGTTTTTGCCTGGACGCATGTGGATAGTGTGACGACAGTAAAAACGGTATTGATAAGGATGAAATAGAAAGCTGCCCGCGAGAGGAGGCCGGAAAAAGAGGTTCATAAAGCACTGATTATTAGCCAAAAAAAGGCTCATAGCTCGCCCTTAAGATGACGAAAGTCATTGATTATGTATGGTTTAATTGCTAACTTGCGCTGAGTTGCGTTATTGTTGCGACAACATTTTAGATTACATGTTCAAAGCTATTATCCATATTGCCGTTGCTTTTTCGGTATTCTTTAGCTCCGGGGGCTTTTGGGTAAACAGCCACTATTGTGAAGATGAATTCGTAAAAACTAGTTTCTTTTTTAGCTTCGGAAGTTGTTGTGCGAAGGAAGCAGCCACCCCATGTTCTGATGAGGGCCACAGCAAAGAGGGCCATGAGGAGGAGGAAGGCTGTTGCCATAATGAATCCAGCTATTATAAACTCGACCAGGACCAGCAAATTCAAATAACCGGAATTGAGGTCACTGAACGTGTGGCCACCTGGAATGCTATAGTTCCGGCTCTCCCTATCAACCTTCCTTCATTTGATAAACATACCTTTCCATATCTTCATTACGTTCCACCGCTGATAGTATATGATCTTCAGGTGCGGTTGCAGTCCTTTTTGTGTTAGCGTTTTCTTTCCTTTTGTTGAGTCGCGTCTTTGGGGGTGCCTCATTCCCTATTTAGTTTTGGGCAGAATTTAAGTTCACGGTTTACAGGCAAATCGTTTGTTAGCAGCCTGTTTTCGCTGGAATTTCAAAGCGTGAATTTATTCCTTAGCCATTACTTATTCTTAGTATTCGCTAACATCAAAAAACTACCCCTCTAAAATGGAAAACTACGAGATCCATGAAATAGCCATAAAAAATATGATCTGCACCAGGTGCCTCAAAGTTGCTCGGCAAAACCTGGAAACCCTGGGAATCGAAGTGCTGGAAATGAAGTTGGGTAGGGTGAAGTTCCGTTTCCCAAAAGGGTCAATCTCTCTTTCGCAGATCGAGGAAACATTGAAGGAAGATGAATTCGAATTTGTGAAAGACAAGGAGGCACAAGGTGCGGAGCTGATAAAATTGGCCCTGATCGAAATGGTCAACGATCTTCCAATAGCCAGGGAGAAAAAACTATCGGAATATCTCGCGGAAAAGTTCCGCAAGGACTACTGGAGCCTGAGTAAGGCCTTTTCCAAAACGGAAGGCATCACCGTTGAAAGGTACTTCATCCTGCTGCGAATAGAAAAGGTGAAGGAACTGATCGAATACGACGAACTGAACTTTTCCGAAATAGCCTATGAACTGGGCTACAACAATATCTATCACCTGTCGGGCCAGTTCCGGCAGGTAACGGGCATGAGCATGAGCGAATACAAACAGCTAAAAAACAAGCCGCGCTCGCCTTTAGACAAGATTTTGTAAACATTAGCCAAAAGAACATAAAGGATTGTGATAAAATGGTTGTAAATTAATGGTTATTAAAGAGTTGTAAAATATTGGCCCACTTCAGCCCTCAAACGTCCGGCCGGCAATTCTTTCAGTATCCTGAGGGTATAGAATGGGTAGATAAAGCCAGTGCATTGATGGTGCCGCAAAAGCTAATTTTTCAATTGCCCTCAATTGAACAGCCTGCTTTTTGCTCAAAAACAACTATTGAAATGAATAAAAAACACCTTTTCTGGATGATAATCGGCTGCACGGTGCCCCTCTTGCTGATATTTTTTGCCCCGGCATTGGGGCTGAGTGAAGGCACCGGCCTGTTCCTGTTCATCCTGGCGATGTTCGCCTGCCATTTATTTATGCCGCACGGCCATGGGCATGGGCAGGCGAGCGGCCAGGGCCATTCTCATAACGAAAAAGAAGAAACTTATGAACGCCATTCACATTAGAAAATTTGGCCTGGCGGTAGGTTTAACCTGGGCCTTGTTGTACCTCGGTTGTGCTGTAGTACTGGTGAGTGTTGGGAAGGAGGCTACGGTATCGTTTTTCAACAGCCTGCTTCATGGCCTGGACACTGCCCCCATCATCCGCATGGATATTCCTTTTTATGAAGTGTGTATCGGGCTGGTGGAAACCTTTATCCTGGGCTGGCTGGTAGGAGCGTGTATTGCCGGGATTTATAATTTCAGTATGCTTAAAAAATAAAAAAACTATGATCAAGAAAAGACATCTCAAGAACAAAGGCCTTTGCAAAGTAACTTTCAGTTTGCCGCTGGAGGCTGTTCAACAGGGCCAGGAGATTCGGGTCGTTGGAGATTTCAATGATTGGAATTGGGAAAAGGGGCTGAGAATGAAAGCGGCTAAAACGGCTTATCAGGCTACCGTTGATCTCGAGGCTGGCAAGGAGTATGAATTCCGTTACCAGATGGGCGACGGGCAATGGGCGAACGACCCCGAAGCTGATGATTATGCCCCTTCTCCGTATGAGGGGGTCCATAATTGCGTGGTATTGACGGAGGTGCCTGATTTGGTTTCCTCTGGCAAAAGCAATGGAGCCTAAATTTTCAGTTTAAAGTACGCTTGGAATGGAATATGCCTGGTTTATTTGGTCATTGATAATACTGGGGGTATGGGGTATTATCTATTGGAGGAAGCCACAATTTCGGGAAGAGATGCGGAAGCTAAGTATCTGGACTATGCCTTTTGGCCTGACGGAGCCATTGTTTGTGCCGGAGTACTGGTCCCCTCCCTCTTTGTTCGGCCTGGCAAGCAAAACCGGATTCGACGTTGAGAGCCTCTTGTTTTCTTTTGCTATCGGGGGGATAGGCGCAGTGCTTTACAGGCTTGTATTCCCGGCAAACCTGAGTGAATTTGAGGAACACGAAAAGCAGCACGCCAGGCACCGGTTGCACCGGGTAATTCTTTTCCTGCCGGTAGCGGTATTCCTGGTGCTGGCGGTTTTTACCAGGTTGAATCACATATACTGCAGCGTGATTGCATTATTTCTGGGAGGGGTGGCGACACTGTATTGCCGCCCCGACCTGAAATCCAAAATCTGGGTAGGTGGCTTGCTGTTTCTGGGGCTTTATGCAGTGTATTTCGGCAGCCTGCTGCTCGTCTTCCCTGATTTCGTTGACAACCACTGGAACCTGGCCGCCCTCACAGGCATCAAGACCATTGGCATCCCCGTTGAAGAGCTGTTCTTTGCTTTCACATTCGGCTTGTATTGGTCGGGCTTGTATGAACACCTTTTCTGGTATCATTTAAAACCTGTTAACAGTTTGTCTCATGCTTAAGCAATGCCCACATAGCACCGTTTGTCTTCCGGCTACCCGCTTGCCACGAATCGTAGTCATCGGGGCAGGCTTCGCCGGCCTCAACCTGATAAAGAAACTGCGCAACAAGCCGGTGCAGATAGTTTTGCTGGACAAAAACAATTTCCACCAGTTCCAGCCATTGCTGTACCAGGTGGCCATTGCCGGGCTGGAACCGGATTCCATCGTGTCACCAATCCGAAAGCTGTTCCAGGGGTATAAAAACCTGGTGTATCGCATGGCGGAAGTAGTGCGGGTTGAACCGGAAACAAACCGGGTATTCACAAACATCGGTTGGATTCGCTACGATTACCTGGTTTTAGCCACAGGCAGCAGGACAAACTACTACGGCTTAAAGGATGTAGAGCGGAATAGCGTAGGCCTTAAGGACATCCGCGACGCCCTCGATATTCGCAGTTGGGTGCTGCATAACCTGGAAGAAGCCGCCATCACCTGTGATCAAAAGGAAAAAGATTCCCTAACCAATTTTGTTATCGTCGGGGGCGGGCCTGCCGGCGTAGAGCTGGCAGGCGCCCTCGCCGAGTTCAGGCGTTACCTCCTGAATAAAGACTATCCGGAGATCGCTACGGAATGGATGAAAATATACCTGGTGGAGGCGGCCGGCCGTTTGTTGCCGGGTATGTCCGAAAAGGCGTCCGAGCATGCGCTGAAAGTATTGAAAACCCTGGATGTTGAGATCGTACTTAACACCTCGGTAACCGCGTATGACGGCGCCAATGTGCAGCTAAGTAACAAAAACAGCCTGGTAGCTCGTATGCTCGCCTGGACAGCCGGAGTGAAAGGTGAGGTTCCTTCCGGTTTGAAAGACGGCGCCCTTGCCAAAGGCAACCGCCTGAAGGTTGATGGCTATAACCGGCTGAAGAATTACGATAACATATTTGCCATTGGAGATGTAGCGGCTATGATCTCTCCGGATAGTGCCCAGGGGCACACTATGGTGGCGCAAGTCGCCATCCAACAGGGGCAACTGCTGGCGGAAAACCTGTTGTATTACATCAAACATGGTGAGTTCAGGAAGGCTTTCCGTTATAAGGATAAAGGCAGCATGTCTGCAATAGGCAAGAAAAATGCAGTGGCCGAGATCGGCGGGGCAATCTGGAAAGGCTGGTTCGCCTGGCTGCTATGGTCAACGGTTCACCTGTTTTCCATAATCGGTTTAAAGAACAAGCTCATGGTTGCCGTCAATTGGATGACGCGCTATTTGACTTATGAAAAAGCCAACCGGCTGATCATCCGGAAATTCAAACCGGCGGGCGAGTCGAAGGGGCCGCCCGGAAAAGACAAACGCCAGAAGGAAATATCCCCTGAAGGTATTCCAAAATAAGAATAGACAACACAAATTATCACTAAAAATAATGATGATGAAAAAAGTAATGTTCTTATCCCTGTTTGCTGCAATCCTTTTAACGACAAGTTGCACCCAGCAAGCAGATGTCAATGCGATGCTGGAGAATGCAGAAACGAAAGACAAAGTGTTTTCAGCCATTCTGGACGACCACGAACTGATGACGGAGTTCATGAACAAAATGAGATCGAACGAACACGCCATGATGATGATGAAAGGAGATCAGAAAATGATGGGCATGATGATGGGCGAAGGCGATATGATGAAAATGATGAAGGACAAACCGGAGATGATGAACAACATGATGGGCGAAATGATGAAGGACGGAAAGATGATGGGAAACATGATGCAGATGATGCAACAGGAAGGCATGATGAGTGAAGAATGCATGCAGTCCTGTATGAAAATGATGAAAGACAAAGGCATGTCTATGGATATGGGCATGACAGGTTCTGAGGAAGGAGGCGGTGGCCATGAATCACAACATTAAAAACCGATGCCATGCATTTCTATGACGGATATCATTTCTGGGGCATGCACCTTTGGTGGTGGGCCTTCTGGATCGTGTTGCTCATCGTGATCTTTGCGACGCCCTGGCTGGCCTCCGGCAGGAGGAGGAGAGAGACAGAGAATCCCCTGGAAATCTTGAAAAAAAGATACGCTTCCGGGGATTTGTCCACCGAAGAATACGAAGAACGCAAGGCGGTGCTCGAGAAGGAGGAAGGCCTGGAAACTTAGCTTTGAAGGCTGCTGGCCTCCTATTTGAACCATAATCTAAATTGGAATGATAAAATATCCAGTGTGCTGCAGGAGGGGTGCATTCGCCCTCCGGGCAGGGTGGTTATATTTTGCATAGCTTCCTGGCGCTACGCAAATTCTTAAACAAAAAAATTATTCTACTATGCACGGAGTAGATTACGGCGGCTACGCCTATGGTTTCTGGACTACCGTCCTGTTTGTCTTCCTGGTTTTTATGTTCATCGTGTTTAGTTATGTCAAACCCAGGGAGAAGTTCGAGTGGCGCTCGATGGGCGTGTTCATCGGTTTCCTGGCGGCGCTTTTCACCGAAATGTATGGCTTCCCCTTAACCATCTACCTGCTGACAAGCTGGCTGGGCAGCAACTATCCGGTCCTGGATCCGTTCTCCCATTCCAGCGGCCACCTGGTGCTGGTATTTTTGGGTTTGTCTCATTCTACCGTCGCCATGTCGGTACTTCATATCATCACCAACGGCATCATCTTCTTCGGTATCTACATCATTTACCTGGGCTGGAAGAAGATATATCATGCCACAGGCGAACAGCTGGTTACAGACGGCATTTACGCGCATATCCGACACCCGCAGTACGTGGGGATGATGCTGATCACGATTGGGTTTCTGATCCAGTGGCCAACGATTATCACGCTGGTTATGTGGCCCATATTGCTGTTCCTGTACTACCGTTTATCGAAATACGAAGAGAAAAAACTGGCGGCACGATTCGGGCAGGAATTTTATGAGTACCAGGCAAAAGTGCCTGCTATAATTCCACAGATTGGCCGGGGAAAGAGGGAAATAAATAAAGTCAGTGAATGATCAAAAGCTCTGAGAAAATGAAAAAACAGGAGGAGGTTAAATCGAAAAGAGGCCCCTTAATTTAATTGAGGAGAGCTGTACCTGGTTATTTTTAAAGATATGCTCATGGAAAGCAGCTCCTCTAATAAAATGGGTTGCTGCAAGGACTTATAAAACGCTAATCATAATAAATACAAAACCATGGAAAAAATAAAAGTAGCCGTGAATGGATACGGCGTTATTGGAAAACGAGTGGCAGATGCCGTAATGCTTCAGCCGGATATGGAATTGATCGGGGTTTGCGATGTGGCCACAGATTGGAGGATGAAAGTCGCCAATACCAGAGATATTCCCATGTATGCCTTCAGTTACGGAGCGGCTGAAAAAATGCGGGAAGCCGGCATTACCGTAACAGGCATTTTAGACGACTTGCTGAAACAAGTGGACATTGTAGTGGATTGCGCGCCCAAAAAGTACGGCGCTCAGAATGCAGAACGGTACCGCCTGGCAGGCGTGAAGTTTATTGTGCAGGGTGGAGAAAGCCACAATACAACCGGGCATTCCTTCGTGGCGGAAGCCAACTATGAAACTGCGATCGGCAGAACTTCAACCCGGGTGGTCTCCTGTAACACCACTTCTATCGTCAGAACCCTTACAGCTCTTAAAAGGGCGGGGTTGCTGAAAAGCGCCAGAGGGACGCTGCTTCGCCGGGCGACCGACCCCTGGGAGAGCCACCTGAACGGCATCATGAATACCCTCGTGCCGGAGAAAGAAATTCCCAGCCACCAGGGGCCTGATGCTCAAAGTGTCGACCCGGAGCTGGATGTGGTCACCGCTGCCGTGAAAGTGCCCGAAACGCTTAGCCACCTCCATTACTGGACCGTGCGGCTTACCAGGCCGGCCAGCAAGGAAGAGGTACTAAATGCTTTCAAAACATCTTCCCGGATTGCGCTTATCAGATATGAAGACGGGCTTTCCGCTAATAATTCGGTCAAGGAATTGATGCTTGACCTGGGCAGGCCGCACGGCGACATGTACGAGGTAGCTGTCTGGGAAGACATGCTGAAGGTGGAAGGAGATGAGCTATTCTATGCCTACCTGGTGGACAACCAGGCGATCGTGGTCCCTGAAAATATTGACGCTATAAGAGCCTTGACAAGAGGCGAATCAAGCGCTGGAAATTCTATTGCAACTACGGATAAAGTACTATTCATTTACTCTGAGTTTTTCTTAAATCCTTATCTGGTATGAAAGAAATAAAAGCATTCATCCGCCCTTTTAAAGCCAAAGAGGTTTGTAAAGCCCTAAGAACCAACGGCTTTTGTTGCATGACGCTCACAGAATGTGAAGGAACCGGGGTGTACACCGACCCGAGCGAGGACTTTCCGACTTTCCAATTCCCTTTTATGCACAGCAAAGTGGTAAAAATAGAGATCGTCTGCCAGGATGTTGATATGGAACCGATCATCAAAATCATACAAAAGAATGGCAAAACCGGACGTTCGGGAGATGGGATCATCTATACAATGGAGGTTCATCAGGTGTATAGAGTGAAAAATGAGCAGACTGGAGTTGAAGCGGTGTGAGTTTTAAAGTGAGAATAAATTTTTGACGATTGAGGCCTCTGGCCGAGAATACCTGGTTTCCCCAGCCCGAAGGGATAAAATGCCGTTGGTAGCCAAGCCTAAAGAGGCGCATAATTTTTTTTAAAAAAAGAAAAAACCATGTGTAATTTCAAAATTTCCTGCGTGTTAATAGCCACCTCTTTCTTGTTTTTTTCCTGTTCTTCGGAAACGGAAGGCAGTTCTGTCAATACAGCCCAACAGGCGGCAACTCAGCAACTATCCCAAAATCAGAAGTTTGAGATAGTTCCAAATGATAAGGTCTGCATGGTGAATGACCGCTTTATGGGAATAGATCAGATTCCGATAGAGGTAGATGGGATAACCTATTATGGTTGCTGTCAGGACTGTGTGAAAAAAATACAGGAAAATTTGGGTGGGGTCAGGTATTCCACAGACCCTGTGTCCGGTGAAAAGGTAGATAAGGCGGCCGCTGTAATCGTCCGGAATAAAGCGGACGGGGCCGTATTCTATTTTCGTTCTGATGTGTCCGCCAGCCAATTTTTAAAGCAGCAGAAGTCC
Coding sequences:
- a CDS encoding multicopper oxidase domain-containing protein, which gives rise to MKNYLTLILLFALELQAYGHVELIRPQGGEVFTVGEEVQVEWKVIIPHDFQNWDLLFSPDGGQSWEAIQTDISIDVLTYNWTVPDVATSQGRIQIVQDNSSMDYADISEDFTIQDILPPSQNALFIPGTLAGSSINLNLQSGQVGLYDGFLTNTIGYNQDMLGPTILLDKGQDVTLNVANELTETTTLHWHGLHVSAENDGGPHTPIEAGQVWSPTFKVMDKAATYWYHPHLHEHTEEQVTMGAAGFIIVRDNEEAQLELPRIYGVDDFPIVIQSRAFDAEKQFLTNTALDDVILCNGTLDAYLDVPAQVVRLRLLNGSTERVYNLGFQGNLSFFQIATDGGLLNAPVSLTRLRLAPGERAEILLDLSALQGLSINLLSFSSDFPAGIYGAANPSVMPVGSIPGYDGNPLSGSDFDILQLNVVAPTANPVTSIPSVLMANTPYSEADAQAIRNLTFTPTQMGPSGMVNGPFLINGAGFDIEVFNYQIPLNNTEIWELTNMTAIAHPFHIHDVQFYILDINGNPPPTNMQGRKDVVLVPPMGGTVRFITKFEDFADEDTPYMYHCHMLSHEDDGMMGQFVVFDNATAVNEYGKKTISLYPNPTFDVVSLSGLSLSIIEIYNTSGQLLETRKVADGEEQFNLANYPAGVYYLNISTNEHTNMYRILKMD
- a CDS encoding heavy-metal-associated domain-containing protein → MKHLSLIFGLCLFFLMTSQMQAQHGHGSHNHDQEMKRGDVKPVNGVTAIFMVYGKCGMCEKRIEGALTNVEGVHSADWGVDTKVMTIKYDDEAISLDEIKKKVAALGHDTDDFRAEKEVYDGLPGCCQYDRPKS
- a CDS encoding universal stress protein, whose protein sequence is MKKILVPTDFSSRANNAAEIALTIAQKANSQIDFVHILNKGEAATLSVEISQWTHNAEALGLKSQSFLIEGGGSKRIIEHAHQGAYDLIVMGSHKVDGVKGLVVKTNAQKVVKKALVPVLVIKEGTKELNINNIAYASNFEEDVHDAWLKVIAIADLFEADIHLLYVNEPEFFKETGYTEEKMQAFLEKCPRGTCSKNIYNAGYPERGILQFAEEKNMDLIALITHGQRGGLRKWDTSLTEWIVKRGDKPVLSVNINVD
- a CDS encoding exo-alpha-sialidase, which translates into the protein MMYKPLLRTVLLFSLISCQNNPDSSNAGAISFYEIPSPVVEGGEPNLFVSEAGQVYLSWVEYLNDTTDALLFSRLENAQWSQPLEVARGSDWFVNWADFPSLVAYKDEEQSLAAHWLQKSATGTYDYDVRIAQSFDGGKTWGPSFIPHRDGIAAEHGFVSMLPLPDGRIFATWLDGRNTKNEEHGGSEHGHQGAMALRAAIFDKEGNLYEETELDGRVCDCCQTSAAMTDEGLIVAYRDRSENEIRDIAIVRQSNGKWMSPSLVFPDNWQITGCPVNGPSIKAEGKTVALAWFSMPDEKPQVKVAFSNNSGAAFSAPIRMDDGNPLGRVDVVLLSEKEALVTWLEETEDGAAIKAAKVGPEGKQGESFLVADSDASRQSGFPRMAKYNGQVVFAWTHVDSVTTVKTVLIRMK
- a CDS encoding AraC family transcriptional regulator encodes the protein MENYEIHEIAIKNMICTRCLKVARQNLETLGIEVLEMKLGRVKFRFPKGSISLSQIEETLKEDEFEFVKDKEAQGAELIKLALIEMVNDLPIAREKKLSEYLAEKFRKDYWSLSKAFSKTEGITVERYFILLRIEKVKELIEYDELNFSEIAYELGYNNIYHLSGQFRQVTGMSMSEYKQLKNKPRSPLDKIL
- a CDS encoding isoamylase early set domain-containing protein, translating into MIKKRHLKNKGLCKVTFSLPLEAVQQGQEIRVVGDFNDWNWEKGLRMKAAKTAYQATVDLEAGKEYEFRYQMGDGQWANDPEADDYAPSPYEGVHNCVVLTEVPDLVSSGKSNGA
- a CDS encoding NAD(P)/FAD-dependent oxidoreductase, producing MLKQCPHSTVCLPATRLPRIVVIGAGFAGLNLIKKLRNKPVQIVLLDKNNFHQFQPLLYQVAIAGLEPDSIVSPIRKLFQGYKNLVYRMAEVVRVEPETNRVFTNIGWIRYDYLVLATGSRTNYYGLKDVERNSVGLKDIRDALDIRSWVLHNLEEAAITCDQKEKDSLTNFVIVGGGPAGVELAGALAEFRRYLLNKDYPEIATEWMKIYLVEAAGRLLPGMSEKASEHALKVLKTLDVEIVLNTSVTAYDGANVQLSNKNSLVARMLAWTAGVKGEVPSGLKDGALAKGNRLKVDGYNRLKNYDNIFAIGDVAAMISPDSAQGHTMVAQVAIQQGQLLAENLLYYIKHGEFRKAFRYKDKGSMSAIGKKNAVAEIGGAIWKGWFAWLLWSTVHLFSIIGLKNKLMVAVNWMTRYLTYEKANRLIIRKFKPAGESKGPPGKDKRQKEISPEGIPK
- a CDS encoding SHOCT domain-containing protein, with the translated sequence MHFYDGYHFWGMHLWWWAFWIVLLIVIFATPWLASGRRRRETENPLEILKKRYASGDLSTEEYEERKAVLEKEEGLET